The Daucus carota subsp. sativus chromosome 7, DH1 v3.0, whole genome shotgun sequence genome window below encodes:
- the LOC108194472 gene encoding AP2-like ethylene-responsive transcription factor AIL7 produces MANSMNNCLGFSLSSDEHFQQHPCQDFNSDQISGTNISTTDCFDGGSTLPSLNLPAPPFGLLESFNTNNALQEWNSGTNYKQSSSSELSMIMGSSSCHSHHSGPKLENFFGHSYQDHQNDHQQHNDHAHHYMFQNCSTQLQAEAVAAPLSTDNDKTIGLSMIKNWLRSNSNPSDNINVSQSNGDLVMASGNGTLTTGAQTLSLSMSTGSMAGASSGGGGEILSSDNKRQMEGSNSQNGVVEAVVPRKSIDTFGQRTSIYRGVTRHRWTGRYEAHLWDNSCRREGQTRKGRQVYLGGYDKEDKAARAYDLAALKYWGTTTTTNFPITTYEKEVDDMKHMTRQEFIASLRRKSSGFSRGASIYRGVTRHHQHGRWQARIGRVAGNKDLYLGTFSTQEEAAEAYDIAAIKFRGLNAVTNFEINRYDVKNILESSTLPIGGAAKRLKEAEQAQMTLEALRTEDSSSLTSHLTNGMQTYGSHHNNWPTIAFQQAKSPIAMHYPYGDHQRLWCKQEVPDVDSSSQSYQGFHQLQLGSSNHNFFQPSVLHNLMNLDSSSMEHSSGSNNAVMYGNGTGYGIPMGTIIPQEAHHPHLGLGESSEGTYDNPYGATDPYSSRSLYYLSQHSENGGSVKETSVYDQGSACNNWIPTAVPTALVQKTNSLGNCHGAGSFTAWNDT; encoded by the exons ATGGCTAATTCCATGAATAATTGTCTGGGCTTCTCTCTCTCCTCAGATGAACACTTTCAGCAGCACCCTTGTCAAGATTTCAACTCCGATCAAATTTCTGGCACCAACATCTCCACTACCGACTGTTTCGACGGTGGCTCTACTCTTCCCTCTCTCAACCTCCCTGCACCCCCTTTTGGCTTGCTTGAATCGTTCAACACCAACAATGCTCTCCAAG AGTGGAACTCAGGCACAAACTACAAACAAAGCAGTAGCTCAGAGCTCTCAATGATAATGGGCAGTAGTTCATGTCATAGTCATCATTCCGGCCCAAAACTTGAAAACTTTTTTGGTCACTCTTACCAAGATCATCAAAATGATCACCAACAGCATAATGATCACGCTCACCACTACATGTTTCAGAACTGCTCTACTCAGCTTCAGGCTGAGGCAGTGGCTGCACCATTAAGCACTGACAATGATAAGACCATTGGGCTCTCTATGATCAAGAACTGGCTGAGGAGCAACTCGAATCCATCGGACAACATCAATGTCAGTCAGAGTAATGGGGATTTGGTTATGGCAAGTGGTAATGGAACCCTAACCACCGGGGCTCAGACACTGTCACTTTCGATGAGCACCGGCTCGATGGCTGGTGCTagtagtggtggtggtggtgaaaTTTTGTCGTCGGATAATAAAAGACAAATGGAAGGAAGTAATAGTCAGAATGGTGTAGTAGAGGCAGTGGTGCCAAGGAAATCTATCGATACATTTGGACAAAGAACTTCTATCTACCGTGGTGTAACAAG ACATAGATGGACAGGAAGATATGAGGCGCATTTGTGGGACAATAGCTGTAGAAGAGAAGGACAAACTCGTAAAGGGAGACAAG TTTATTTGG GAGGTTATGACAAGGAAGATAAAGCTGCTAGGGCTTATGATTTAGCTGCACTCAAGTACTGGGGTACCACCACCACTACAAATTTCCCT ATTACCACATATGAGAAAGAGGTGGATGATATGAAGCACATGACCAGGCAGGAGTTTATTGCATCCCTGAGAAG AAAAAGCAGTGGGTTTTCTCGTGGTGCATCCATTTACCGTGGAGTGACCAG GCACCACCAACATGGAAGGTGGCAAGCAAGGATCGGAAGGGTTGCTGGAAACAAGGATCTTTACTTGGGAACCTTTA GCACCCAGGAAGAAGCAGCAGAAGCCTATGACATTGCTGCTATCAAGTTCCGTGGCCTCAATGCAGTGACAAACTTTGAAATAAACAGATACGATGTCAAGAACATTCTTGAGAGTAGCACATTGCCCATTGGTGGTGCAGCGAAGCGTCTAAAGGAGGCTGAACAAGCTCAAATGACACTAGAAGCTCTAAGGACCGAAGATAGTAGTAGCCTCACTTCACACCTAACAAACGGAATGCAAACTTATGGTTCACACCATAATAACTGGCCAACTATAGCTTTCCAACAAGCAAAATCTCCAATAGCTATGCACTACCCTTATGGTGATCACCAAAGGCTTTGGTGTAAACAAGAAGTACCTGATGTCGATTCTTCCTCCCAAAGCTATCAAGGATTTCACCAACTTCAGCTAGGGAGCAGTAACCACAACTTTTTTCAACCATCCGTGTTGCATAATCTCATGAACTTGGATTCTTCTTCCATGGAACATAGTTCAGGTTCCAATAATGCTGTCATGTACGGCAATGGAACTGGTTATGGGATACCAATGGGCACAATTATTCCTCAAGAGGCACATCATCCTCATTTGGGATTGGGAGAAAGCAGTGAAGGAACCTACGATAACCCCTATGGGGCAACGGATCCTTATAGTTCAAGAAGTTTGTATTATCTTTCTCAACACTCAGAAAATGGAGGTAGTGTGAAAGAAACAAGTGTTTACGACCAAGGCTCAGCTTGTAACAACTGGATTCCCACTGCAGTACCAACCGCACTTGTTCAGAAGACGAATAGCCTGGGGAATTGTCACGGAGCTGGATCCTTCACTGCATGGAATGATACATGA